A portion of the Punica granatum isolate Tunisia-2019 chromosome 7, ASM765513v2, whole genome shotgun sequence genome contains these proteins:
- the LOC116212696 gene encoding chlorophyll a-b binding protein 7, chloroplastic isoform X1, which produces MAPLQLSSNLSSSFSGLSLFHISPQPPRSLRRRASVCRAAWQELAGVLVFSAIPFTAVKAIANSPLGESLQRRLEERKSFAAENAARFKAMSEKARKESYWYGEERPQWLGPIPYDYPEYLTGEYPGDYGFDIAGLAKDPVAFEKYFNFEILHARWAMLAALGALVPEVLDLLGAFHFVEPVWWRVGYSKLKGDTLDYLGIPGLHVAGSQGVIVIAICQFLLMVGPEYARYCGIAALEPLGIYLPGDINYPGGALFDPLNLSKDPAGFEELKVKEIKNGRLAMVAWLGFYVQAALTGKGPIENLLEHISDPLHNNLFSTLKLM; this is translated from the exons ATGGCCCCGTTGCAGCTGAGCTCCaacctctcctcctccttctctgGCCTATCTCTTTTCCACATTTCCCCTCAGCCTCCCAGGAGTCTCCGCAGGCGCGCTTCAGTCTGCAGAGCCGCGTGGCAAGAG CTCGCGGGAGTCCTTGTTTTCTCAGCGATACCATTCACGGCGGTGAAGGCCATCGCGAACAGTCCCCTAGGTGAGTCGCTGCAGAGACGACTCGAGGAGAGGAAGAGCTTCGCGGCGGAGAATGCTGCCAGATTCAAGGCAATGTCCGAGAAGGCGAGAAAAGAGAG CTATTGGTACGGGGAAGAGCGTCCCCAGTGGCTTGGTCCAATCCCATACGATTATCCCGAATATCTTACTGGTGAATATCCGGGGGATTATGGCTTTGATATTGCAGGTCTTGCAAAGGATCCTGTTGCTTTTGAGAAGTATTTCAA CTTTGAGATATTGCATGCTCGCTGGGCAATGCTTGCTGCTCTAGGCGCTCTTGTTCCAGAAGTATTAGATCTGCTGGGAGCCTTTCACTTTGTTGAGCCGGTCTGGTGGCGAGTCGGATATTCGAAGCTTAAG GGAGATACACTTGACTACCTAGGGATACCGGGACTCCATGTAGCGGGAAGTCAGGGAGTGATCGTGATTGCTATATGCCAATTCCTCCTAATG GTCGGTCCAGAGTACGCGAGATACTGCGGGATCGCAGCTCTGGAGCCACTGGGAATTTACTTGCCAGGTGATATAAATTACCCGGGAGGGGCCCTGTTCGATCCCTTGAATCTGTCCAAGGACCCTGCGGGCTTCGAGGAGCTGAAGGTGAAGGAGATAAAGAACGGCCGATTAGCAATGGTTGCCTGGCTTGGTTTTTATGTCCAAGCGGCTCTGACCGGAAAGGGCCCAATAGAGAACCTCCTCGAGCACATCTCCGATCCTTTACATAACAACCTGTTTTCAACCCTGAAACTGATGTAA
- the LOC116212696 gene encoding chlorophyll a-b binding protein 7, chloroplastic isoform X2 produces MAPLQLSSNLSSSFSGLSLFHISPQPPRSLRRRASVCRAAWQELAGVLVFSAIPFTAVKAIANSPLGESLQRRLEERKSFAAENAARFKAMSEKARKESYWYGEERPQWLGPIPYDYPEYLTGEYPGDYGFDIAGLAKDPVAFEKYFKYVVGDTLDYLGIPGLHVAGSQGVIVIAICQFLLMVGPEYARYCGIAALEPLGIYLPGDINYPGGALFDPLNLSKDPAGFEELKVKEIKNGRLAMVAWLGFYVQAALTGKGPIENLLEHISDPLHNNLFSTLKLM; encoded by the exons ATGGCCCCGTTGCAGCTGAGCTCCaacctctcctcctccttctctgGCCTATCTCTTTTCCACATTTCCCCTCAGCCTCCCAGGAGTCTCCGCAGGCGCGCTTCAGTCTGCAGAGCCGCGTGGCAAGAG CTCGCGGGAGTCCTTGTTTTCTCAGCGATACCATTCACGGCGGTGAAGGCCATCGCGAACAGTCCCCTAGGTGAGTCGCTGCAGAGACGACTCGAGGAGAGGAAGAGCTTCGCGGCGGAGAATGCTGCCAGATTCAAGGCAATGTCCGAGAAGGCGAGAAAAGAGAG CTATTGGTACGGGGAAGAGCGTCCCCAGTGGCTTGGTCCAATCCCATACGATTATCCCGAATATCTTACTGGTGAATATCCGGGGGATTATGGCTTTGATATTGCAGGTCTTGCAAAGGATCCTGTTGCTTTTGAGAAGTATTTCAAGTACGTAGTG GGAGATACACTTGACTACCTAGGGATACCGGGACTCCATGTAGCGGGAAGTCAGGGAGTGATCGTGATTGCTATATGCCAATTCCTCCTAATG GTCGGTCCAGAGTACGCGAGATACTGCGGGATCGCAGCTCTGGAGCCACTGGGAATTTACTTGCCAGGTGATATAAATTACCCGGGAGGGGCCCTGTTCGATCCCTTGAATCTGTCCAAGGACCCTGCGGGCTTCGAGGAGCTGAAGGTGAAGGAGATAAAGAACGGCCGATTAGCAATGGTTGCCTGGCTTGGTTTTTATGTCCAAGCGGCTCTGACCGGAAAGGGCCCAATAGAGAACCTCCTCGAGCACATCTCCGATCCTTTACATAACAACCTGTTTTCAACCCTGAAACTGATGTAA